One Bradyrhizobium sp. CCGB12 genomic window carries:
- a CDS encoding ABC transporter ATP-binding protein, translating into MDLIASHITHRFGDLAVLDDVSFTVGAGEVVAIVGPSGCGKSTLLSILGGLLQPTSGAPELRGAPPADSLNPLTFVFQDFALLPWATVEENVEFPLLHTQLSATQRRALVEDALRRTGLTDFPKTYPKQLSGGMRQRVGISRALAVRPAILLMDEPLSALDSQTRELLMEDFVRLLADGGMGAVYVTHNLEEAARLADRIVVLSRRPGRIREVVTVPMTRAARGEAVAREKLLALQNQIWSLIRNEAIDAEREVQHA; encoded by the coding sequence ATGGACCTGATCGCCAGCCACATCACTCATCGCTTCGGCGACCTCGCCGTGCTCGACGACGTCTCGTTCACGGTCGGCGCCGGCGAGGTGGTGGCGATCGTGGGGCCCTCGGGCTGCGGCAAGAGCACGCTGCTGTCGATCCTGGGCGGGCTGCTGCAACCGACCTCCGGCGCGCCCGAGCTGCGCGGCGCGCCGCCGGCGGACAGTCTCAACCCGCTGACCTTCGTGTTCCAGGATTTTGCGCTGCTGCCCTGGGCCACCGTGGAAGAGAACGTCGAATTCCCGCTACTGCACACCCAGCTGTCAGCCACGCAGCGGCGCGCGCTGGTGGAAGACGCCCTGCGCCGCACCGGCCTGACCGATTTTCCCAAGACCTATCCAAAGCAGCTCTCCGGCGGCATGCGCCAGCGCGTCGGCATTTCGCGTGCGTTGGCCGTGAGGCCTGCCATCCTGCTGATGGACGAGCCGCTCTCGGCGTTGGATTCGCAGACCCGCGAACTCCTGATGGAGGATTTCGTCCGCCTGCTCGCCGATGGCGGCATGGGCGCGGTCTATGTCACCCACAATCTCGAAGAGGCGGCACGGCTGGCCGATCGCATCGTGGTGCTGTCGCGGCGGCCCGGCCGCATCCGCGAGGTCGTGACGGTGCCGATGACGCGCGCCGCGCGCGGCGAAGCGGTGGCGCGTGAAAAGCTGCTGGCGCTCCAGAACCAGATCTGGTCGCTGATCCGCAACGAGGCGATCGATGCCGAGCGCGAGGTCCAGCATGCTTGA
- a CDS encoding ABC transporter substrate-binding protein: MIGIARLAVAGLLAIMATSTAQAEDALKAKIGVLRLSSSAPVFIAQDKGYFREAGLEVELKFFDAAQPIAVATTSGDVDFGITAFTAGLYNLAGKGTLKVIGGMSREKAGYPLIGYFASNNAYASGLKTPKDLAGKRVAMTQVGSSFHYSLGLLADKYGFKLADVKIVPLQSLSNAAAALKGETVDAALLPISTARKLMDEGGAKFLGWVGDETPWQLGAVFASPKTLTNKVLVTKLLGALAKADREYHDVILSAMKDGVAPINDKTKPLLEIIAKYTNLSVEQVVGNCAYIDPDGKLDVKNVDNQIKWLQEQGFADKGLDADAIIAKDYVKAD, from the coding sequence ATGATCGGAATTGCGCGCCTTGCGGTAGCTGGCCTTTTGGCGATCATGGCGACGAGCACGGCGCAGGCCGAAGACGCGCTGAAGGCCAAGATCGGCGTGCTTCGTCTGTCGTCATCCGCGCCCGTCTTCATCGCGCAGGACAAGGGCTATTTTCGCGAGGCCGGTCTGGAGGTCGAGCTGAAATTCTTCGACGCGGCGCAGCCGATCGCGGTAGCAACCACGTCGGGCGACGTCGATTTCGGCATCACCGCTTTCACCGCCGGTCTCTATAACCTCGCCGGCAAGGGCACGCTGAAGGTGATCGGCGGCATGAGCCGCGAGAAGGCGGGCTATCCCCTGATCGGCTATTTCGCCAGCAACAATGCCTATGCGAGCGGTCTGAAGACGCCGAAGGACCTTGCGGGCAAACGCGTGGCGATGACGCAGGTCGGCTCGAGCTTTCACTATTCGCTCGGCCTGCTTGCCGACAAATACGGCTTCAAGCTCGCCGACGTGAAGATCGTGCCGCTGCAATCGCTGTCGAATGCGGCGGCTGCGCTGAAGGGCGAGACCGTCGATGCGGCGCTGCTTCCCATCTCCACCGCACGAAAGCTGATGGACGAGGGCGGCGCAAAGTTCCTGGGCTGGGTCGGGGACGAGACACCCTGGCAATTGGGCGCGGTGTTCGCCTCGCCGAAGACGCTGACCAACAAGGTGCTGGTGACAAAACTGCTCGGCGCGCTCGCCAAGGCGGATCGCGAGTATCACGACGTCATCCTCTCCGCCATGAAGGACGGCGTCGCGCCAATCAACGACAAGACGAAGCCGCTCTTGGAGATCATCGCAAAGTACACCAACCTGTCGGTCGAGCAGGTGGTCGGCAACTGCGCCTATATCGATCCCGACGGCAAGCTCGACGTGAAGAACGTCGACAACCAGATCAAATGGCTGCAGGAGCAGGGTTTTGCCGACAAGGGCTTAGATGCCGACGCGATCATCGCGAAGGATTACGTGAAGGCGGATTGA
- the maiA gene encoding maleylacetoacetate isomerase — protein MKLHGYFRSSAAYRVRIALNLKGLGAEHLPHHLRKGEQCAPAYLAINPQGLVPALENDGGIVLTQSVAIIEWLDETHPHPPLLPKDPLRRAKVRAFALAIACDTHPVQNLKVLARLRELGLAEEKVQDWAAWVNREGLSACETLIRDEPGPFCFGDAPTLADLCLVPQLANARRFGVDVSAYPRLLQAEAAAKALPAFADAAPEKQPDAE, from the coding sequence ATGAAGCTGCACGGCTATTTCCGTTCCAGTGCCGCCTATCGCGTGCGGATCGCGCTGAATCTCAAGGGCCTCGGGGCCGAGCATTTGCCGCATCATCTACGCAAGGGTGAGCAATGCGCCCCCGCCTATCTCGCCATCAATCCGCAAGGCTTGGTGCCGGCGCTGGAGAACGATGGGGGTATAGTACTGACCCAATCGGTCGCCATCATCGAATGGCTCGACGAAACCCACCCCCATCCGCCGCTGTTGCCGAAGGACCCTCTGCGCCGCGCCAAGGTGCGCGCCTTCGCGCTGGCGATCGCGTGTGACACCCATCCGGTGCAGAACCTGAAGGTGCTGGCGCGGCTGCGCGAGCTCGGCCTTGCCGAAGAGAAGGTCCAGGACTGGGCGGCGTGGGTCAACCGGGAGGGACTGTCAGCCTGCGAGACGCTGATCAGGGACGAGCCGGGGCCGTTCTGCTTCGGCGATGCGCCGACGCTCGCCGATCTCTGTCTGGTGCCGCAGCTCGCCAACGCGCGCCGCTTCGGCGTCGATGTCTCGGCCTATCCGCGCCTCCTGCAGGCGGAGGCCGCCGCCAAGGCGCTGCCCGCTTTCGCCGATGCCGCGCCGGAGAAGCAGCCCGATGCCGAGTAA
- a CDS encoding ABC transporter permease translates to MLDRAPAEMTSKDRATRRVRFRGAGFVPASSRFGGWIALALVIAIWQAAGSAGLVNPLFLPAPSAIARAIYQLAISGALWQHLSASLLRIGVGWLLGTAAGIAVGFAIGLSRLARSVGITFISALFPIPKIALLPLLILWLGIGEEPKIATIALGVFFSTAISVYSGVDAVPRNLIRMAQSFNVPFATIVRKVIWPGALPAILAGFRITASVALLLVVSAEMIGAQYGIGAFVLQAGNLMQTDQLLAGVVILSVFGLAVGKVIGWLETRLLHWR, encoded by the coding sequence ATGCTTGATCGTGCGCCGGCGGAAATGACCTCGAAGGACCGGGCGACGCGGCGGGTCCGCTTCCGCGGCGCCGGCTTCGTTCCCGCGAGCAGCCGGTTCGGCGGCTGGATCGCGCTCGCCCTCGTCATCGCGATCTGGCAGGCCGCCGGCAGTGCCGGCCTCGTCAATCCCCTTTTCCTGCCGGCACCGTCGGCGATCGCGCGCGCGATCTACCAGCTGGCGATCTCAGGTGCGCTCTGGCAGCATCTGTCGGCGTCGCTGCTGCGCATCGGCGTCGGCTGGTTGCTCGGCACCGCCGCTGGTATCGCCGTCGGCTTCGCCATCGGCCTGTCCAGGCTCGCGCGCAGCGTCGGCATCACCTTCATCTCGGCGCTGTTCCCGATCCCGAAGATCGCGCTGTTGCCGCTGCTCATCCTCTGGCTCGGCATCGGCGAAGAGCCGAAGATCGCGACGATTGCGTTAGGCGTGTTCTTCTCGACCGCGATCTCGGTCTATAGCGGCGTCGATGCGGTGCCGCGCAACCTGATCCGGATGGCGCAGAGTTTCAACGTTCCCTTTGCCACCATCGTGCGCAAAGTGATCTGGCCGGGCGCGCTGCCCGCCATCCTCGCCGGCTTCCGCATCACCGCCTCAGTTGCGCTGCTCCTCGTCGTCAGCGCCGAGATGATCGGCGCACAATACGGCATCGGCGCCTTCGTGCTCCAGGCCGGCAATCTGATGCAGACGGATCAACTGCTCGCAGGCGTGGTGATCCTGTCGGTGTTCGGGCTGGCGGTCGGGAAGGTGATCGGCTGGCTGGAGACGAGGTTGCTGCACTGGCGGTGA
- a CDS encoding MarR family winged helix-turn-helix transcriptional regulator produces MPSKPLPPITMDVVYAAPGYLFRRMQQIAVSIFMEECKAFDLTPVQYAALIAIHTHPGIDATRLSAVIAFDRSTLGSVIERLQAKDYIERKPAREDKRIKLLHLTKSGAAILREIIPAVERAQSRMLEPLKPADRKALLGLLVQLVDLNNEASRVPLRAEDALEHLGKGG; encoded by the coding sequence ATGCCGAGTAAGCCGCTGCCTCCGATCACGATGGACGTGGTCTATGCCGCGCCGGGCTATCTGTTCCGGCGCATGCAGCAGATCGCTGTCTCGATCTTCATGGAGGAGTGCAAGGCGTTCGATCTGACGCCGGTGCAATATGCGGCGCTGATCGCGATCCACACCCATCCCGGCATCGACGCGACGCGGCTCTCGGCCGTGATCGCCTTCGATCGCTCCACGCTCGGTAGCGTGATCGAACGGCTCCAGGCCAAGGACTATATCGAGCGCAAGCCGGCGCGCGAGGACAAGCGGATCAAGCTGCTCCATTTGACCAAATCCGGCGCCGCGATCCTGCGCGAGATCATCCCCGCCGTCGAGCGGGCCCAGTCGCGCATGCTGGAGCCGCTCAAGCCGGCTGACCGCAAGGCGCTGCTGGGACTGCTGGTGCAGCTCGTCGATCTCAACAACGAGGCTTCACGCGTGCCGCTGCGGGCTGAGGACGCGCTGGAGCATCTGGGGAAGGGCGGGTGA
- a CDS encoding benzoate-CoA ligase family protein, giving the protein MSEAIRDQVPADSPGAREIGFAVPQTYNASRVLFDNLDKGGGDKVALIGPAGTRSYAELCAEACRWGNGFASLGLERGDRVLLFLDDTPTYPAAFFGAVRAGFVPLLINTLTPPDLLQFYLADSGANVAVADAEFCTRFNAEACKATCLRALIVVNGEVGDHAAPAAFAAASWLQQFPTELAETPTHRDEMAFWMYSSGSTGRPKGIVHLQHDMAYSEAAFAQSVLKLTPDDICFSVPKIFFAYGFGNSITFPFSAGAATLLLPGQPKPAAIFAAIEQYKPTVFFGLPTLYTSLTKAEGAEKTNFSSLRMSLSAAEVLSAEVFNGWKTLTGLEIVEGLGSTEVLHIYLSNRPEQKKLGAAGLRVPGYEVALRDKDGRDVADGEEGILWVRGDSNTPLYWNRPDKSAETIREGGWIYTGDRFVRDVDGFHFFRGRADDLIKISGQWVYPLEVELCLADHPDIRECAVFAAELPDRRMTLKAVVVMNNRAADQSETTRRLQDYVKGKLLPYKYPREVIFIDELPKTGTGKIDRQALLRM; this is encoded by the coding sequence ATGAGCGAGGCGATTCGCGACCAGGTGCCGGCAGACAGCCCGGGCGCTCGCGAGATCGGCTTTGCCGTTCCGCAAACCTATAACGCCAGCCGCGTGCTGTTCGACAATCTCGACAAGGGCGGCGGCGACAAGGTCGCCCTCATCGGTCCGGCGGGGACGCGCAGTTATGCCGAGCTCTGCGCGGAGGCTTGCCGCTGGGGCAACGGTTTTGCCTCGCTCGGCCTCGAGCGCGGCGACCGCGTGCTGTTGTTCCTCGACGACACCCCGACCTACCCCGCCGCGTTCTTCGGCGCGGTGCGCGCCGGCTTCGTGCCGCTCCTGATCAACACGCTGACGCCGCCGGATCTCCTGCAATTCTATCTCGCCGATTCCGGCGCCAATGTTGCGGTCGCGGATGCCGAGTTCTGCACACGCTTCAATGCGGAGGCGTGCAAGGCGACCTGCCTGCGCGCGCTGATCGTCGTCAATGGCGAGGTCGGCGATCATGCCGCGCCTGCGGCATTCGCAGCGGCAAGCTGGCTTCAACAATTTCCAACGGAATTGGCGGAGACCCCGACGCATCGCGACGAGATGGCGTTCTGGATGTATTCCTCCGGCTCCACCGGCCGGCCCAAGGGCATCGTGCATCTCCAGCACGACATGGCCTATAGCGAGGCCGCCTTTGCGCAGAGCGTGTTGAAGCTGACGCCTGACGACATCTGCTTCTCGGTGCCGAAAATCTTCTTCGCCTACGGTTTCGGCAACTCCATCACCTTCCCGTTCTCGGCGGGCGCGGCAACGCTGCTGCTGCCGGGCCAGCCGAAGCCCGCAGCGATCTTTGCGGCGATCGAGCAGTACAAGCCGACGGTCTTCTTCGGCCTGCCGACGCTCTACACCTCGCTGACCAAGGCCGAGGGCGCGGAGAAGACGAACTTCTCGTCACTGCGCATGTCGCTCTCCGCGGCCGAGGTGCTCTCGGCTGAGGTCTTCAACGGCTGGAAGACCCTCACGGGCCTCGAAATCGTCGAAGGCCTCGGCTCGACCGAGGTGCTGCACATCTATCTCTCCAACCGCCCCGAGCAGAAGAAGCTCGGCGCCGCCGGCCTGCGCGTGCCCGGCTACGAGGTCGCACTGCGCGACAAGGACGGCCGCGACGTCGCCGATGGCGAGGAAGGCATTCTGTGGGTGCGGGGCGATTCCAACACGCCGCTGTACTGGAACCGGCCTGACAAGTCCGCCGAGACCATCCGCGAGGGCGGCTGGATCTACACCGGCGACCGCTTCGTGCGCGATGTCGATGGCTTCCACTTCTTCCGCGGCCGCGCCGACGATCTCATCAAAATCTCCGGCCAATGGGTCTATCCGCTCGAGGTCGAGCTATGCCTCGCCGATCACCCCGACATCCGCGAATGCGCCGTGTTCGCCGCCGAGCTGCCGGACCGGCGCATGACGCTGAAAGCGGTGGTGGTGATGAACAATCGCGCCGCCGACCAGAGCGAGACGACGCGGCGGCTCCAGGACTACGTCAAGGGCAAGCTGCTGCCGTACAAATATCCGCGCGAGGTGATTTTCATCGACGAGCTGCCGAAGACGGGAACGGGGAAGATCGACCGGCAGGCGTTGCTGCGGATGTGA
- the gtdA gene encoding gentisate 1,2-dioxygenase, translating into MEAVTKTPEREAFYRKIDGENLTALWTVMSDLITPEPRSACRPHLWRFDVIRDYMTEAGKLITAKEAERRVLVLENPGLRGQSKITTSLYAGVQMVVPGDVAPAHRHSQSALRFVLEGKGAHTAVDGERTAMEPGDFIITPSMTWHDHSNETDEPMFWLDGLDIPLVQFFDCSFAEGSKEDQQKITKPAGDSFARYGHNLLPVDVKRSSKTSPIFSYPYAYTREALEKARTSQEWDACHGLKLKFSNPETGDFAMPTIGTFIQLLPKGFKTARYRATDATVFCPIEGKGRSRIGDTVFEWGPRDLFVVPSWHWVTHEADDDAVLFSFSDRPVQQKLDLFREDRGNV; encoded by the coding sequence ATGGAAGCCGTGACCAAGACGCCGGAACGCGAGGCGTTCTACCGGAAGATCGACGGTGAAAATCTCACCGCGCTGTGGACGGTGATGAGCGATCTGATCACGCCGGAGCCGAGAAGCGCCTGCCGCCCGCATTTGTGGAGGTTCGACGTCATCCGCGACTACATGACGGAAGCCGGCAAGCTGATTACTGCCAAGGAAGCCGAGCGGCGCGTGCTGGTGCTGGAGAATCCCGGCCTGCGCGGCCAGTCCAAGATCACGACCTCGCTCTATGCCGGCGTGCAGATGGTGGTGCCCGGCGACGTCGCGCCTGCGCACCGCCACAGCCAGTCGGCGCTGCGTTTCGTGCTCGAAGGCAAGGGCGCCCACACCGCCGTCGACGGCGAGCGCACCGCGATGGAGCCCGGCGACTTCATCATCACGCCGTCGATGACCTGGCACGACCATTCCAATGAGACCGATGAGCCGATGTTCTGGCTCGACGGCCTCGATATCCCACTGGTGCAGTTCTTCGACTGCTCCTTTGCGGAAGGCTCGAAAGAGGACCAGCAGAAGATCACCAAACCCGCCGGCGACAGCTTTGCCCGCTACGGCCACAATCTGCTCCCGGTCGATGTGAAGCGATCGTCGAAGACCTCGCCGATCTTCAGCTATCCCTATGCCTACACCCGCGAAGCCCTGGAGAAGGCCCGCACGAGCCAGGAGTGGGACGCCTGCCATGGCCTGAAGCTGAAGTTCAGCAACCCCGAGACCGGCGATTTCGCAATGCCGACCATCGGCACGTTCATCCAGCTGCTGCCGAAGGGATTTAAGACCGCGCGTTATCGCGCGACGGACGCGACGGTGTTTTGTCCGATCGAAGGCAAAGGGCGCAGCCGCATCGGCGACACCGTGTTCGAATGGGGCCCGCGCGATTTGTTCGTGGTGCCGAGCTGGCACTGGGTGACCCACGAGGCGGACGATGACGCGGTGCTGTTCAGCTTCTCGGATCGCCCGGTGCAGCAGAAGCTGGATTTGTTTCGCGAGGATCGCGGCAACGTGTGA